Part of the Cellulomonas hominis genome, CTGCTGGACCGCCAGTACACCGGGCTGCGCGTCGGGGAGCGCGTCGGGTACGTGCTGACCGCCGAGGGTGCCCGAGTGCTGAACTCTCTGGACCTGTCCGAGGACTACGAGCCGGGGGAGTCGTGATGGGCACCACCATCGCGACGCTGCCGTCCACCGTCGCTGCCGCGGTCCGGGCGGGCGCGGAGCACCGCCTGCGACCGGTCCCGCAGGCAGGGAGCAACCTGTCCGACTTCGAGTGCGGGTGCGGCCAGCAGTTCGTCGCCAACGCCCTGGTGCGCACCCCGCGCGGACTGCCGAGCCTGCCCGCGGTGCACACGGCCGAAGCCCTCGCGCTGGCGGTCGGCGGCGGCCAGCTCGGGACCGAGATGGTCGACCGGCATCAGGTCACCGCTCTGCTGCCGGACTGGACCGTGGTCCGCGACGCTGCCGGGACGATGGCCCGCCGTGTCCCCGGGTTCAGCAGGGTCCGGTGGCTCACCCAGGCCGGGTCCCTCCTCGAGACCGGCGACCTCGCCCTGCCGCTGTCGGTGCTGCACCGCCAGGACCCCGCGGTGAGCTACGGACCTGCCTGACCCTGCCGGGGGAGTCCCCACCAGCGGCTGACCCACCGGTACCCGCGGCGCGACGGCGGCGCCACCCTGGTGGAGGTGTCCCCGGAGTGTGGCACGCCGACAGCGCCGTGCTGCTCGACCTGGAGGACCTGTCGGTGGCGAGCCTGAACGACGCCCGGCGCCCCGCCCGCTGCCGCACATCTGCCAGGTGTGGACGACACCGACGAGAAGCCGCTGAGCCCGGACGAGCAGCGAGCGATCCGATCCCTGAGAGCCCTCGCCAAGCGGTGGCCTCGGACGCTCACGTTGGCTTCCAAGGGCGGCGAGCTGGTCGTGCTTCGCACCCGCGACCCCCGGTTCGACTCCGACCGCACCCTCGAGCGGCACCAGGCGATCACCACCGAGGTGCGCGGCATCCCGAACACCGGCGGCGACTGGTGAGCGCAGCGTCGACCGAGCGGGCCCTGCTCGCCGACCGGGCCGGCACCTACTGCCTGGACGAGCTCTACCAGGCCGTGCACGCCGCCGGCATCACCGGCCGCGACGGGCGGCGGCGACGTCATCCACGGCCGCACCGACACCCGCTGGAAGCGGCGCGTCCGCAACGCCCTGCAGGCCCTGAAGCGCGACGGTCGCGCCCACCGCGTCGGCCCGTCGGTGTGGGTGCTCGACGGCGACCCCGCCGCCCCGGCCGCCGCCGTCCTGGTCAGCCTGGACGGCGCGCACGGGCAGGTTGAGCTGCACCTGTCCGCCGCTGCCGACCTCCTCGCCCAGCTGGACGAACCGCCCGCCCTGATCTGCGTCGACCCGCCCTACGGCCTGGGCGTGGGCCGCGGCACCCGGCACGACGTCGGGGCCCGCACCTACGGCCGCGACAACGGCCAGGTGGTGCCCGGGTACGTCGACGTCGACCCCGGCGCCTACCGGGAGTTCACCAGCCAGTGGGTGGACGCCGCGGCCCGCGCGCTCACCCCCGGTGGGTACCTGGCCGCCATCACCGGCCCGCAGCAGGCCGCCTGGGTGCAGGTCGCCGCCGAGGACGCCGGCCTGACCTACGTCAACTCCCTCGCCGTCGGGAGGGTGTTCGCGCTGCGGACCACCCGCCGGTTCGCCCACGCGCACTGGACCGTGACCATCATGTGCTCGGGGCCGTTGCGCTCCCCGGCACGCATCTTCACGCCGCCGCCGGACCTGCCGCGCGCCCGCTCCGGCGCCCACTACCCGCTGGACCTGTGGCCCATCGGAGACGTCGGCCGCGCAGACGCTCGCCCCGGCCAGCCGCGCTACGCGAACAGCCTGCCGGTCCCGCTCGTCGACCGTGTCGTGGGCGCCCTTACCCGCCCCGCCACACCTGCCCGCCGCGACTTGGTCTGCGACCCGTTCGTGGGGGGCGGCACCACCGCGCTCGTCGCGCTGCGGCGCGGATTGCGGTTCATCGGCGGCGACCTCAACCCGCGCGCGCTCGGCTTCACCGCCGCCCGCCTCAGCGCCGACCGCGCCCCCAGCGAGGCCGTCGCATGAGCGCACCCGGGCGCGGCGTGCCCGCCGGACCGATCCGGACGCACCTGCGCCGCCTGGTGCGCTGCGGCGCCACCGCCGCCTGGATCGCCCAGCAGTCCGGCGTCACCGAGCGCACCGTCCGGGCGGTGCTGACAGGCGAGCGGCTCAGCCTGTACCGCGGCACCGCGACCCTGCTGCTGGCCGTGCACGGTGACCCGCCACCCTCGGCGCGCCGCACCGAACCCGGCCCGACCATCGCCCAGGGGGACGAGCTGCTCGGGCGCCACTGGCCGCTGCAGACCATCACCCGGCTCGCCGGCCTCGGCCCTGGCACCCTGATGCCCTCCAACCTGACCACCGGGGTCTCCGAGGCGACCGCCGCGGCCGTCGCCCGCGTGCACGCCGCCCTGGCCGGGCGTGACGGCCCCGGACCGCGGCCCTACCCGCACCTGGTCGAACTGCTGGCAGGGCACTCCGACCGGGCGGTGGCCGCCGGTGCCGGGGTCGCCTCGGCCAGCGTGTGGCCGCCCGGCACGGGCAGCCGCTCAGCCGGCCGGTCGCGCTGGCCGTCAACTCCTGGCTGCACGAACGTGCCCTGGCCGCCTGAGCGCACCGCGCCGGGTGCCGCACATCCACTGGGCATGTCCTCCACGCCCACCCTCAGCCCCGGCGGCCTGGCCCTGGCCGCTGCCGAGCACGTCACCGCCCACCCCGGCACCAGCACCGCCGACCTGATCGGCGCGCTCGCCCCGTACACCGAGGTGCCCCACGTCCGGGTGCTCGAGGTCGTGCACCGGCACTCTCGCTCGCTCGGGTTCGGCCAGGGCAGCGACCTGCGCTGGTACGCCGCGCCGGACAGCGCCGAGATCGCCGCGGCGGTCCGCGCCGACGCGCCCGGCCCGATGGTGCAGCCCTACCTGGACGCCTGCCGCGAGTTGGAGGCCGTCGTGTCTGTCGGCCGCTCGACCCGCGTCCTGAACGCCCTCGGGCAAGCCCTGCTCGCGGACGCCGGCGTCGACCTGGACCGCTGCGGCCTGCAGCACGAACCGATCCTGGCCGACCAGCGGCAGCGGAACCTGGGGGTGGCCGGGCAGGCCGGCGCCGGTAGCGTGGCCCGGTGACCCGAGCCGCCCGTCCCGACGTCGTCGTGCGTCCCGTCGGGGTCGCCGACGCCCAGGCCTGGGCCGCGTTCCTCGTAGCCGCGCAAGCGCACACGTACGGACCGCTCGCCCCGGAGGGGTTCGGGGAGCGGCGGCTCGCGGAGGTCGACGAGGCCGCCGAGGAGCTCACCCGCCTCCTCGCCGACCCGGCGGGGTGGCACGGTGTGCTCGCCGAACGGGGCGGGGTCGTCGTCGCGGTCGCGGCCGCCGGCCCGGCTCCGGCCCCGTGGGAGGAGGACCTCGGGCTGGTGCCGCCGCCCACCGACACCCAGCTCGACAAGATCTACATCGACCCCACCGAGCACGGCACCGGCCTCGCGGACCGACTGCTGGCTGCCGTGCTGGCACCCGGGCCCGCGTACCTGTGGCTCATCGACGGCAACGAGCGCGCCGAGCGCTTCTACACCCGACGCGGGTTCGTGCCGCTCGACGAGCAGATCCCCGCCGGCGAGTCGTGGGGGAACATCCCGATGCACCGGATGGTGCGGGCCTGACCAGATTCCGGCGGCCAGGTCGAGAGGACGCTCGAGCGGCCAGATCGGGCCGGACAGCCCGCGGGTGAGGTCCAGCGGACCAGGTCGTCGCGCTGGGCCTCGGGGTGGCCGGCGTGCCGCACATACGAACGGCATGACCGACTACCAGGAACAGGTCGCCGACGCGCTGGACGCCGCTCGCGACGCCACCACCACCGCACTGGCGACCGCCCATGCCGGCGCAGCCGCCGCCGGCACCGACCTGGTGCCCGCCGGTGCCGACGCCGCCGTGTCGGTCAAGGCTCGGATGGCCGGAGCCCACGCGCAGGTCGCCAAGGCCCGCACCGCAGCGCTGGAGAAGGTCAACTCGGCCCGCGAGCTGATCGAGGCGCAGAAGGCCGAGCTGGACCGGCAGGCCCGCGCCCTGGAGCTCGAGCTCGCCCCGCTCAAGGAGACCCTCGCCCTCATGCAGGAGGGCATCTGGACCATGAACCTCTACCTCGGCCGGGACGAGGAGATCCGCCAGATCGCCGAAGGAGCCCCGGCCCCGGCCGGCACCCCGATCCACGTGCGCCAGATGGTGCTCGCGATGGACGAGGAGTCCGCGGTCAACGCCGAGGGCAACGGGATCGACTTCCGCTCCGTGGACGCCTTCGACGAGTGGGTCACCTGCGACCCCGCCCACCTGCAGCAGGTGCTTCCGGAGGAGCGCGGCGTGGTGGCCATCATGGCGCGCCGGTCCGAGATCGACTACAAGGACCCGTGGGCGAACAAGGAGTACAACAAGCGGAACCGGCACACCTACTTCCTGATCCGCAACGGCGGCGCCCTGTACCGGATGGACACCAACTTCGAGGTCGGCTACCGCCTGGTCCCGGCCCGCAACGAGTTCACCTCCATGTTCCTCGACCGCCACACCGGGCAGCCGCTGGTCCCCGGGACCGACAAGTGGCTGGCGGCCGAGAAGCTCGCCGGCGCCCGCGAGCGGCACTACATGCGTGTCGCCCTCATCCTGCAGGGACTCATCGACCGAACCCACGTGTTCGCACCGCTGCCCAAGCCGGGGGTCAGCCTGCTCACCCCGGCCGACTACGACGAGGGCCACGTGGTCCTGATCGCCGACGACGAGTCCGCTCTGACGACCGGTCGGACCCCGTTCTACGACTGGCTGCGGTCCCTGAACAGCCAGCTGCGCCCCGGCATGCGGGTCATGGTCACCACCCGGCACAAGGACTGGCCCTCCGGCTACCGCGACGGCGGTCACGAGCGCATCTGGCCCAACCGGGCCGAGTACCCGCGGGCCGGGCAGGTGTACACGATCGCGCGCGCCGGGTCCCGGCCCGGGGAGTTCGTCGTCACCTACAAGCGGACCCAGGAGACCTGGGTGAACGACGGCTGGGGCGGCGGGGAGTACCGCGTGCCCAAGACCGCCGCCTCCTGCTCGATCTTCGTCTCCGACCGGTTCGTGCTCCCGATCGACCTGGTCGACGTCGAGACGATGCGCACCTACCTCGGCGCCCGGCTGGAGCGGCACGCCTACGCCGACATGTTCCCCACGCTGACCGCCGCGATCGGGTTCCTGGAGGAGGAGAAGGCCGTCGAGGCCCCGTTCCGTGACCTGCTCGCCGCGCAGGTCGCCCAGGCCGAGGGCGTGGACCTGGACACCGCCGCGGCCCTGGTCGCCCCCGTGATCACCTCCTGGAAGGTCGGGGCCCGCTGGTTCCGCCCGATGTCCGGCGACCCCGAGGCTGAGGCCCGCGCCGCCACGGCGATCCTGGCCGAGCGGGCCCGCATCGCCCGCGCGGACGCCGGCGCCGGGGACGACGACGCGTTCCTCCGGCGGGCCCGGCGCGAGCACCGGGACGCCCTCCTGGTCGCCCGGAAGAAGGACGGCACCTACGTGGTCCTCACCCCGGCCACCCGGGCCTGGGGCCCGGCAGCCGGTACCCCGGAGCACGCCTCGGTCCCGCAGGACGTGTGGGTGCACGTGCACGAGTACACCCGCACCGGCAAGGCCCGCCCGGTCCGGCAGTGGCAGATCGTCCCGATGGCCTCGCTGTCGCGGTGGATCATCCTGCACGAGGCGCAGGCGTGGTCGACCTGGAAGCGTGCCGCCCGGCCCGCGGACCACCTGTCCGACCCGGAGATCAACGAGGCCATCAGCCGCATCCGCGACCGCGCCTTCCCGGGGCTGACCCTGATCGCGATCGGCTACGACGAGCGCGGCGGCTGGTGGAACAGCAACTCCAAGATGGAGTTCACCGCCTGGTACCACCCGGGCCCGGTGACCATCCCCGAGCGGGTCCTGACCGGCGAGCTGCCCACCCTGTACGCCAAGACGATCGCGGTGCGCGCGTCCCGCGAGGGGGACGGGTCGATCGGCCTGAGCTGGATCCGGGAGCCGTCGACGAACAACACCACCGTCTGGGAGCGGTTCCGCGGGCGGTTCCGTGACGCCGAGGAGAACCGGCCGGCCGGGGTCCCGTGGAACGACAACCGGCGCCACCGGATGGTGTTCCTGGACCCGGTCAACCTGCCCGCCGCGCACGCCGACGCCGACGCCTGGGTCGAGGCGCACGCCGCCGCCGACCAGCTGGAGTCGCAGGCCGACAAGGCGCTGCGCGGCGTCCAGGACGGCTGGACCGAGGCCCGGGTCGCCGCGGCCCGGGACCGGTTCATGGAGGACTACGCCGACGAGACGCTGTGGGCTGCCGAGGAGGCCCGGGTCCGGGGCACCCTGGTGGCGCCATGGAGGACCACGACCGACGACGAGCCCTGGGACGCGCTGCGCTACCTCGCGCTGCGGCTGACCGAGGAGGGCCGCACCCCGTGGGGGCTGACCGTCGCCGAGGCGATCGAGGCGCTGGACGAGCCCCTGAACCCCAAGCTCGGCTCCCGCCAGAGGCACTGGGCCGCCAAGGAGACCCTGCGGGAGCCGCTGCCGGAAGGGTTGCTGACCCTGCGGTTCGCGACCGAGCCCACCGGGACCGACGTCGTCGTGGCGGGGGCGGCCTCGTGAGCGCCCCGCGGATGACCCGCTGGTCGATGGACGCCACCCCGGCGCTGCTGCGCCCCGGGTCGATGTACCGGCTCGCCGGCGAGACCGCCTCCAAGGTGTGGGTCAACGCCGTGTGGGCCCGCAGCGTCAAGGGCGGGAAGGTCGCGGTGGCGTTCGGGTCGGTCTGGACCGTGGTGGACATCGACCGGGACGACCCGCTGACGCTGGCCGCCTTCACGGACGCGTTCGAGGCCCGCCGGCTGGCGGTCGGGCACGACGCCCTGGCCACCTTCGACGGCACCAACCTCACGATGCGCGGGCACGGCAAGCAGGCCAACGGTCGCGAGCCCTCCGCCCACCGGCGGGCCAACCCGCGCCGGGTCGCCGCCATCCTGCCGCGGCTGGTGCAGGTGCACGCCACCATCACCGGCAAGAAGATGCCGGCGGTCCCCGACGGCTGGAAGGGCTGGTACGCGCTGACCCCCGGCGGCTGACCGGCTGCCGCACATCACAGCGGCATGAGCGACCTCGAGCACCCCGTCCTCGCCGCACTCGCGCGCGCGTCCCTGTACGACGCCGCGGCTACGGTCGAAGTGCACCCGGACGCTCCGGTGCTGGCCCCCTCCGGCGGGCTGGTGCTCGCCTCGGTGCTCGCCGACACCCGTGGGCTAGCCCGCCGCGGCGGCCGGCTCGAGCGCGGGCACCGGGTCGAGGTCGTCCGGGAGCGGGTCGAGCTGTTCCAGCCGGACCCGAACGCCGCCATCTACCGGTTCCGGCGCGGGGAGATGCTCGCCGGTACCGCCGCGAGCGGCAAGGGCTTCTCGCGCTGGGCCACCCGGGAGTGGGTGCGGCTGCGGGTGATGGCCGACGGCCGCTGGCTCACCACCGCCATGGCCTCCAGCGGGGCGAGCGCCTACTTCAACCGGTACGTCTACTCGACCGCCCCCGGCGAGACCTCTTTCCCGCAGGCCGTGCGGGCCTTCGCGCACGTCGCGCCGGCGCCGCGCACCTACGAGGACTGCTTCCCGCTGCTGGACGCCGGCGGAGCCCGTCAGCTGTGGCAGACCGCGCCGCTGCCGGCGGCGATGATGAACGCGTTCGCGGGCGCCGGACCCGAGGACACCCCCGCCCTGACCCGGGCCCTGTTCGGCGCCCGGCGCTACCGCAAGGACCTCGCGCGCGCCGTCGCCGGCACGATCCATCCCGGAAGGCTCCCCGACCCCCGGCTGCTGACCGGGTGCCTGCTGGCCCCGTACGTGCCGACCGACTGGCTCGTGGAGCACCTCGGTGGCCGCGGCCAGAGCCTCGACCGGATCGGGAACATCAACGTGCGCGGGATGCGCGCGCACCTGCGCCAGCTCGACCAGCGGTCCCTGCGCCGGCTCGCGCTGACCGGGACCGGCACGGTTCACGGGTCCCTGCTGACCGACCTCAGCGGCTGGGTCCCAGCACCCGGCATGGCCCGGGCGGACTCCTGGGGCGACCTGCACGACAGGGCGATGGCCCGTCGCCGCGCCCTGGCCGAGCGAGACCGCGCCCGGCGCGACGAGCGTTACCGCAACGCCGCCGACGCCGCGTTCGCCGTCACCGACGACACCCTGCACCGGCAGCTGGAGGGCGTCACGCCCGGCGGATTCCGCATCGAGCTCGCCCGCGACGGCGCCACCCTGGACGCCTGGGCCGACTCGATGCACCACTGCATCGACTCCTACGCCTACCGCAACTGGGCCGGGCAGAGCCTGCTCGGGGCGATCCGGCAGCCCGGGGGCACGATGCTCGGCAACTTCGAGGTCACCGTCGCCAGCCGCTCGAAGGGGCACCGGCTGGACCTGACCCAGATGCTGGGCCGGTTCAACGCGGTGCTGCCGGCGCAGGTCCGGGCCGAGGTCGAGACCCACCTCACTGGCCGTGGCGTGCACGTGGCCCGCTACTTCGGCGACGACGCTCAGGCGCAGGCCGCCTGAGCTCCTCGGTTCACAGGCCGCGCAGCAGGCGGGCCTCCAACGCGTCGGCGGCCGGTCCAATGTGGCGCTCGTACAGGTCCTCCACGTCGGCCTCGCCCATGTGGGACAGCTGTTCCTCGGTGATCCGGCCCTCGGCCAGCGCCAGCGCCAGCGCATCGCCCGCCGACTCGCACCCGGCCCGGGCGCCCAGGTCGCGGGCGAACTGCGCACCGGTACCTGGCTCGATCGGCTCGGGCTTGCCCCAGCCCGTGGCGACCAGCGACCGGCCGGCGTCGGCGGCCTCGGCGACGTAGGCCGCGGCGTCGGTGATCGCCGGGGCGAAGTAGTCCTCGTGCAGCGAGACCAGGTCGTCGGCGGTGAGACCGGCCAGCACGTCGGCCGGGACCTCCTCACGGTTGAGCACGATGCCGACGAAGTCGGCCATGTGCGCCAGGTCCGCCTGGGCGGCGATCTGCTCCAGGTGCTCGCCCACACCGGGCTGGGCCAGGCCCTGCTCGATGTTCCAGGCCCGCAGCGCCTTGGCGTAGGCGGCGCCGAACAGGCCGGTGTCGCCCGGGCTCGGGCGGCCGGAGTTCCGGACGGCGTCGCTCGCGACCTGCAGGTCGTCGCTGGACCAGGACTCGGTCGCGGCCAGGTGCCGGCCCAGGAAGTTCAGCAGGCGCCAGTCCTTGGCGGCGCGGGGGTCGGCCGGCTCGGGGTTGGCGGCCTTCCAGGTCTCCAGGGCGGTGTCGTACTCGGGGTTGGACGCCTCGTCGTCCTCCTGGATCGCCTCGTAGGCGTCGCCGCCGGGGTGCGGCCGGCCGGTGGAGGCGATCTCCTCAGCGATGGCGTCCAGGTAGTCGGCGGCGCCGTCCCACTGCTCGTCGAGCCCGAGGATCCGGCCGATCTCGTCCAGGGCGTTCGCGTCACCGTGCACCGGCTGGTCCGGCACCAGCGTGATCGCCGCCTCGTCGCGTGGGGTGGTGGCGAACTGGCCGCCGATGCTGATGCCGGCGGGCTGACGGTTCTGCGGGGTTCGGGGCGCGTTCATGGCCGGTAGATGTGCGGGCGGCGATGCCGCACATACGAACGCTGAGGACCGTGCCGATCCGGCGCAGCCCCCCGCCCGAGGAGGCACCATGCCCAGCACCCCGTTGCGTCTCGCACCCGACCTGGCACTGCCGTTGGAGGCGGTCACCGAGACCTTCGCGATCGTCGGCAAGCGGGGCTCCGGCAAGACCAGCACCGCCCGCGTGCTGTCGGAGGAGCTGCTCGGCGCCGACCAGCCGGTCGTGGTGCTCGACCCGACCGGGGTCTGGTGGGGCCTGCGGTCCTCGGCCGACGGCGAGCACGCAGGCCACCAGGTCGTCATCCTGGGCGGCGAGCACGGCGACGCCCCGCTGGTGGAGACAGCCGGCGCCGCCGTCGCGGACGTGGTGGTCGAGCAGCGGGTCCCCGTCGTCCTCGACTTCTCGCTACTGAGCAAGTCCGCCACCCGGCGCTTCGCCACCGACTTCATCGAGCGGCTCTACCACCGCAACCGCCAGACCCTGCATGTCGTCGTCGACGAGGCGGACCTGTTCGCCCCGCAGCGGGTCCCGACCGGGGGAGAGCGGCTGCTGGGCGCGATGAACGACCTCGTGCGCCGCGGACGGGTCCGGGGACTGGGCGTCACGCTGATCTCCCAGCGACCGGCCGTGCTGAACAAGGACGTCCTCACCCAGGCGGAGGTGCTCATCGCCCTGCGCCTGACCGGGGCCCGCGACCGCGCAGCCATCAACGAGTGGATCGAGGCCCACTCCGGCCCCGAGGAGGCCAAGACGGTCATCTCCACCCTGGCCGGCCTGCCCGTCGGCACCGCGTGGATCTGGTCGCCCGGGTGGCTGGAGGTTCTCGCCAAGGTCGCGATCCGGGCCCCGCGCACGTTCGACTCCTCCGCCA contains:
- a CDS encoding DNA methyltransferase, whose translation is MWVLDGDPAAPAAAVLVSLDGAHGQVELHLSAAADLLAQLDEPPALICVDPPYGLGVGRGTRHDVGARTYGRDNGQVVPGYVDVDPGAYREFTSQWVDAAARALTPGGYLAAITGPQQAAWVQVAAEDAGLTYVNSLAVGRVFALRTTRRFAHAHWTVTIMCSGPLRSPARIFTPPPDLPRARSGAHYPLDLWPIGDVGRADARPGQPRYANSLPVPLVDRVVGALTRPATPARRDLVCDPFVGGGTTALVALRRGLRFIGGDLNPRALGFTAARLSADRAPSEAVA
- a CDS encoding PcfJ domain-containing protein — encoded protein: MSDLEHPVLAALARASLYDAAATVEVHPDAPVLAPSGGLVLASVLADTRGLARRGGRLERGHRVEVVRERVELFQPDPNAAIYRFRRGEMLAGTAASGKGFSRWATREWVRLRVMADGRWLTTAMASSGASAYFNRYVYSTAPGETSFPQAVRAFAHVAPAPRTYEDCFPLLDAGGARQLWQTAPLPAAMMNAFAGAGPEDTPALTRALFGARRYRKDLARAVAGTIHPGRLPDPRLLTGCLLAPYVPTDWLVEHLGGRGQSLDRIGNINVRGMRAHLRQLDQRSLRRLALTGTGTVHGSLLTDLSGWVPAPGMARADSWGDLHDRAMARRRALAERDRARRDERYRNAADAAFAVTDDTLHRQLEGVTPGGFRIELARDGATLDAWADSMHHCIDSYAYRNWAGQSLLGAIRQPGGTMLGNFEVTVASRSKGHRLDLTQMLGRFNAVLPAQVRAEVETHLTGRGVHVARYFGDDAQAQAA
- a CDS encoding GNAT family N-acetyltransferase; translated protein: MTRAARPDVVVRPVGVADAQAWAAFLVAAQAHTYGPLAPEGFGERRLAEVDEAAEELTRLLADPAGWHGVLAERGGVVVAVAAAGPAPAPWEEDLGLVPPPTDTQLDKIYIDPTEHGTGLADRLLAAVLAPGPAYLWLIDGNERAERFYTRRGFVPLDEQIPAGESWGNIPMHRMVRA